A window of the Roseburia sp. 831b genome harbors these coding sequences:
- the serS gene encoding serine--tRNA ligase, whose protein sequence is MIDLKFLRENPEVVKQNIKNKFQDQKLPLVDEVIALDADARKTKQEADDLRASRNTLSKQIGMLMGQGKKDEAEEVKAQVSANAARLAELEAKEKELQEKITKIMMTIPNIIDPSVPIGKDDSCNVEIEKFGEPAVPDFEVPYHTDIMERFDGIDLDAAGKVAGNGFYYLMGDIARLHSAVISYARDFMIDRGFTYCIPPFMIRSNVVTGVMSFDEMDAMMYKIEGEDLYLIGTSEHSMIGKFIDTIHEEEKLPYTLTSYSPCFRKEKGAHGIEERGVYRIHQFEKQEMIVVCKPEESKMWYDKLWQNTVDLFRSLDIPVRTLECCSGDLADLKVKSCDVEAWSPRQKKYFEVGSCSNLGDAQARRLKIRVKGKDGNKYFAHTLNNTVVAPPRMLIAFLENNLNEDGSVNIPKALQPYMGGKEKLIPNK, encoded by the coding sequence ATGATCGATTTGAAATTTTTAAGAGAAAATCCAGAAGTAGTAAAACAGAACATCAAAAACAAATTCCAGGATCAGAAATTACCATTAGTAGATGAGGTAATCGCATTAGATGCTGATGCAAGAAAAACAAAACAGGAAGCGGACGACCTCCGTGCAAGCCGTAACACATTATCCAAGCAGATTGGTATGTTAATGGGTCAGGGCAAGAAGGATGAGGCTGAGGAAGTAAAAGCACAGGTTAGTGCAAACGCAGCACGTCTTGCTGAATTAGAAGCAAAAGAGAAAGAATTACAGGAAAAAATCACAAAAATTATGATGACGATTCCAAACATCATCGATCCATCCGTTCCAATCGGAAAAGATGATTCCTGCAACGTGGAAATTGAAAAATTCGGTGAGCCGGCAGTGCCTGATTTTGAGGTTCCATATCACACCGATATTATGGAAAGATTCGACGGAATCGACCTTGACGCAGCAGGAAAAGTAGCAGGTAACGGATTCTACTACTTAATGGGTGACATCGCAAGACTTCATTCTGCAGTCATCTCCTATGCGAGAGATTTCATGATTGACCGTGGATTCACATACTGCATCCCACCGTTCATGATTCGTTCTAACGTGGTAACCGGCGTTATGAGTTTCGACGAGATGGATGCCATGATGTACAAAATCGAGGGCGAAGACCTCTACTTAATCGGTACATCCGAACATTCCATGATTGGTAAATTCATCGATACCATCCATGAAGAAGAAAAATTGCCATACACATTGACTTCCTACTCTCCATGTTTCCGTAAGGAAAAAGGTGCACACGGTATCGAGGAGCGTGGTGTATACCGTATCCACCAGTTCGAGAAACAGGAAATGATTGTTGTCTGCAAACCGGAAGAATCCAAGATGTGGTATGACAAATTATGGCAGAACACCGTAGATTTATTCAGAAGTTTAGACATCCCGGTTCGTACTTTAGAGTGCTGTTCCGGTGACCTTGCTGACTTAAAGGTAAAATCCTGTGATGTAGAAGCATGGTCTCCAAGACAGAAGAAATACTTCGAAGTTGGCAGCTGCTCTAACTTAGGGGATGCACAGGCAAGAAGATTAAAGATTCGTGTCAAAGGAAAAGATGGAAACAAATACTTTGCACACACCTTAAACAACACGGTTGTTGCACCACCTCGTATGTTAATCGCTTTCCTTGAGAACAACTTAAACGAGGATGGAAGTGTAAACATTCCAAAAGCACTTCAGCCATATATGGGTGGAAAAGAAAAATTAATCCCAAATAAATAA
- a CDS encoding RNA polymerase sigma factor — protein MQSREITALVKKAKGKDADAFSELIHFYKTDMYKVAYAILLNDEDAADAIGDTILTCWEKIDSLRKDKYFKTWMTRILINHCYDIRKWKMRTTNFEEYAEPEALPTDQLNVKWKEMLSVLEERYRNVLILFYEGGYKTAEIAALLHIPVSTVQTRLQRGREKLAVFYGK, from the coding sequence ATGCAAAGTAGAGAAATAACAGCACTTGTAAAAAAGGCGAAGGGAAAAGACGCGGATGCTTTTTCAGAGCTGATTCACTTTTATAAGACAGATATGTATAAAGTAGCCTACGCGATTCTGCTAAACGATGAAGATGCGGCGGACGCTATTGGGGATACGATTTTAACTTGCTGGGAAAAAATAGATTCCCTGCGAAAGGATAAATACTTTAAGACCTGGATGACAAGGATTTTGATTAACCACTGCTATGATATCCGGAAATGGAAGATGCGGACGACGAACTTTGAGGAGTACGCCGAACCGGAAGCCTTACCGACGGATCAGTTAAATGTAAAGTGGAAAGAAATGTTATCTGTTTTAGAGGAACGATATCGGAATGTGCTGATTTTATTTTATGAGGGCGGTTATAAAACCGCGGAGATTGCGGCATTGTTACATATACCGGTGAGCACGGTGCAGACAAGGTTACAGCGTGGAAGAGAAAAACTGGCAGTTTTTTATGGAAAGTGA
- a CDS encoding DUF4179 domain-containing protein, whose protein sequence is MRKQKKIWQNKAAVAACVCVVAAGTVTAGAAVHYHWGRGTQGAIQADDTQQQNLTAQGVAEVYNAKEDYESLAVTESGITVKPDTVITDGNMVYLSFLVEGYPIAEDAEPGFESVDVYLDGEDENALNMDGGFYDGIVSNENAEPVYEDGSELAYTDDGNLISHYVDEDGNLEYVIRAFSSEIGDSLLGKKLHVDFTNMGTVEKADYAEGVAGSWNFILTLPDQKASEEITLDSRIADSVFTVDSVELSPVSIEIHYSVNGEVETSGDENGVPAFCGVVLKDGTRLPYLGDGGMSSYTDESRTAAYVISAFDRVIEPDEVQALLLRVTPGAEFVTVELP, encoded by the coding sequence ATGAGAAAACAAAAAAAGATTTGGCAGAATAAGGCAGCGGTAGCAGCATGTGTCTGTGTTGTGGCAGCAGGAACAGTCACAGCGGGGGCAGCCGTACATTATCACTGGGGCAGAGGAACGCAGGGAGCCATTCAGGCAGACGATACCCAGCAGCAGAACCTGACAGCACAGGGGGTTGCCGAGGTTTACAATGCCAAGGAGGACTATGAGAGCCTTGCAGTGACAGAAAGCGGCATTACGGTAAAACCGGATACCGTGATTACCGATGGAAATATGGTTTACCTGTCATTTCTGGTGGAAGGATATCCGATTGCAGAAGATGCAGAGCCGGGATTTGAAAGTGTGGACGTTTATCTGGATGGAGAGGATGAGAATGCTTTGAACATGGACGGTGGCTTCTATGACGGAATTGTGTCAAATGAAAATGCGGAGCCGGTTTACGAAGACGGAAGCGAGTTAGCGTATACCGATGATGGAAACTTAATTTCACATTATGTCGATGAGGATGGAAACTTAGAATATGTGATTCGTGCATTTTCTTCTGAGATAGGTGACAGCTTACTTGGTAAAAAATTACATGTTGATTTTACAAACATGGGTACGGTTGAAAAAGCAGACTATGCAGAGGGTGTTGCAGGAAGTTGGAATTTTATATTGACACTGCCAGACCAGAAGGCATCTGAAGAGATTACATTAGACAGCCGGATTGCAGATTCCGTATTTACGGTAGATTCTGTGGAACTTTCTCCTGTTTCTATCGAAATTCATTATTCGGTAAATGGAGAGGTGGAGACATCCGGGGATGAAAATGGCGTGCCGGCATTTTGCGGCGTTGTCTTGAAAGACGGAACCAGACTTCCCTATCTTGGAGATGGCGGAATGAGTTCTTATACGGACGAGAGTAGAACAGCAGCTTATGTCATAAGTGCATTTGACCGTGTGATAGAGCCGGACGAGGTGCAGGCACTGTTACTCCGGGTGACACCGGGAGCAGAGTTTGTGACGGTGGAATTACCATAA
- a CDS encoding N-acetyltransferase: protein MIRNAAQEDFQQILRIYEYARNFMKQTGNPTQWGDHSPAVDVLKKDMEKGQLYVVEENGQVCGVFAFIIEKDPTYERIENGAWKSETEYGTIHRVATDGTKHGVFHQIVSFCEKKRNHLRIDTHENNKIMRHLIQKNGFLECGTIYVADGSPRVAYEKAGTTRTEISVT, encoded by the coding sequence ATGATACGAAATGCAGCGCAGGAAGATTTCCAGCAGATTTTACGCATTTATGAATATGCCAGAAATTTTATGAAACAGACGGGAAACCCGACACAGTGGGGAGACCATTCACCGGCAGTTGATGTCTTAAAGAAAGATATGGAAAAAGGACAACTGTATGTGGTGGAAGAGAATGGTCAGGTCTGCGGTGTGTTTGCTTTTATAATAGAAAAAGACCCGACCTATGAACGTATCGAAAACGGTGCGTGGAAGTCTGAGACGGAGTATGGAACCATTCATCGCGTGGCGACAGACGGCACAAAGCATGGCGTGTTTCACCAGATTGTCTCATTTTGTGAGAAAAAGAGAAACCATCTTCGAATTGATACGCATGAGAATAACAAAATTATGCGCCATCTCATTCAAAAGAATGGTTTCTTAGAATGTGGAACCATCTATGTTGCAGACGGTTCACCGCGGGTCGCCTACGAAAAGGCTGGGACAACCCGCACTGAAATTTCGGTAACGTAA
- a CDS encoding peptidylprolyl isomerase — MAQNPVITIEMENGDVMKAELYPEIAPNTVNNFISLVNKGFYDGLIFHRVIKGFMIQGGCPDGTGMGGPGYDIKGEFNQNGFQNDLKHTEGVLSMARAMHPDSAGSQFFIMHKNSPHLDGAYAAFGKITDGMDVVNKIAETTTDYSDRPVVPQVMKKVTVETFGVEYPEPEKC, encoded by the coding sequence ATGGCACAGAATCCAGTTATTACAATTGAAATGGAAAATGGCGATGTGATGAAGGCTGAACTTTATCCTGAAATCGCACCAAATACAGTAAACAACTTTATCAGCTTAGTAAACAAGGGCTTTTACGATGGATTAATCTTCCACCGTGTCATCAAAGGCTTTATGATTCAGGGCGGATGTCCGGATGGAACCGGAATGGGCGGCCCTGGCTATGATATCAAGGGTGAATTCAACCAGAATGGTTTCCAGAATGATTTAAAACATACCGAAGGTGTGTTGTCTATGGCAAGAGCAATGCATCCTGATTCTGCAGGAAGCCAGTTCTTTATCATGCATAAGAACTCTCCACACTTAGACGGTGCTTATGCAGCATTCGGAAAAATCACAGACGGAATGGACGTTGTCAACAAAATCGCAGAGACCACAACGGATTACTCTGACCGTCCAGTCGTTCCTCAGGTGATGAAAAAAGTAACTGTTGAGACTTTCGGTGTGGAATATCCAGAACCAGAGAAATGTTAA
- a CDS encoding phytochelatin synthase family protein, with protein MKQETDGSIEKGKDKVHVARKGYRMRKKNIRSAILLGLAFCILFQGARMQQAKFDKQNVTTNINKLETGLYAGACAEFERTELATVKANQKLLVAAALESENALQEEDVYSFLQGPKSWESRLPWSGEWCLKYVKGHYFGGFGCGLVCMANIYSTLTDYTCSPYDMFEYATQVTGYYPSKKSGAIGWGEMKVTLQKCGFDCDLYYKPETYEAFQSQIKEAQTAIVLVSSYNDDTFWKKTSGHYVNIWLYNEETDEVFLTEPGGPEKNRTWVPLRYIYDALKTSSQYQYLRVDSYDEANNTWLHNGIENEWVAP; from the coding sequence ATGAAACAGGAAACAGATGGTAGCATAGAAAAAGGTAAAGATAAGGTACACGTAGCGAGAAAGGGTTATAGAATGAGGAAAAAGAACATTCGAAGCGCGATACTTTTAGGCTTGGCCTTTTGTATTCTTTTCCAGGGGGCGAGAATGCAGCAGGCAAAGTTTGATAAACAGAATGTAACTACAAATATAAATAAATTGGAGACAGGTCTTTATGCGGGAGCCTGTGCGGAATTTGAACGGACAGAGCTTGCGACGGTAAAAGCGAACCAGAAGCTTTTGGTGGCAGCAGCATTAGAATCCGAAAATGCGTTGCAAGAGGAGGACGTCTATTCTTTTTTACAGGGGCCGAAATCCTGGGAGAGCAGACTGCCGTGGTCTGGTGAATGGTGTTTAAAATATGTGAAAGGTCATTATTTTGGAGGCTTTGGCTGTGGACTTGTCTGTATGGCGAATATTTACAGCACGCTGACCGATTATACCTGTTCTCCGTACGATATGTTTGAGTATGCGACACAGGTGACCGGTTATTATCCAAGCAAGAAAAGCGGTGCAATCGGCTGGGGTGAGATGAAGGTGACCTTGCAAAAATGTGGGTTTGACTGTGACCTGTACTACAAACCGGAAACATATGAAGCGTTTCAGAGTCAGATCAAAGAGGCGCAGACGGCAATTGTGCTGGTCAGCAGTTACAATGATGATACGTTTTGGAAAAAGACAAGCGGTCATTATGTCAACATCTGGCTTTATAATGAAGAAACGGATGAAGTCTTTTTGACGGAGCCTGGCGGCCCGGAGAAAAACAGAACCTGGGTGCCGCTGCGTTATATTTATGATGCATTGAAAACGTCAAGCCAGTACCAGTATCTGCGTGTAGACAGCTATGATGAGGCGAACAATACCTGGTTACACAATGGAATTGAAAATGAATGGGTTGCTCCGTAA